A stretch of the Schistocerca serialis cubense isolate TAMUIC-IGC-003099 chromosome 2, iqSchSeri2.2, whole genome shotgun sequence genome encodes the following:
- the LOC126457443 gene encoding E3 ubiquitin-protein ligase RING1, with the protein MASTEQLGPNKTWELSLYELHRTPQDAITDNTEIAVSPRSLHSELMCPICLDMLKKTMTTKECLHRFCSDCIITALRSGNKECPTCRKKLVSKRSLRPDPNFDLLIQKIYPSRDEYEAHQERVLAKLSKSHSQAALVNSINEGIKSQSQNRPQRSRKAANESDTAPGGTPNASAPTTPTHQDAGAPRPITPPASEPTPPAVPPPPQQPQPPPPSPTLSNKSTKRLKSVPNSENESAGSSVEAGGHESSVGEVDAAEPAMLNEVEIIFKPHPTEMLGEQVLIKALKDNSVRYIKTTANATVDHLGKYLAMRLTLDLEAEVPEPLRLLNFCIYIASAPGQLIVLSGTQTLRQVNDKFWKINKPLEMFYSWKRS; encoded by the exons ATGGCTTCGACAGAGCAGTTGGGACCGAATAAAACGTGGGAACTTTCATTGTACGAGCTTCACAGAACACCACAAGATGCGATAACTGATAACACTGAAATAGCTGTATCTCCGAGAAGTTTGCATAGTGAATTAATGTGCCCTATATGTTTGGACATGCTAAAGAAGACAATGACAACAAAAGAGTGTTTACATAGGTTTTGTTCTGACTGTATCATAACAGCATTAAGATCTGGCAATAAGGAATGCCCTACGTGCAGGAAGAAACTCGTGTCGAAGCGTTCGTTGAGACCAGATCCAAATTTTGATTTACTCATTCAAAAAATTTATCCTAGTCGTGATGAATACGAAGCTCATCAAGAGAGGGTGTTGGCAAAATTGAGCAAGAGCCATAGCCAGGCGGCGCTTGTGAATTCGATAAACGAGGGAATCAAGTCGCAGTCACAGAACAGGCCCCAGCGATCACGTAAGGCGGCAAATGagtctgacactgcaccaggtggGACACCGAATGCGAGCGCCCCGACGACGCCAACGCATCAAGACGCCGGGGCGCCGAGACCGATAACGCCACCTGCAAGCGAACCTACACCTCCAGCGGTACCGCCCCCACCCCAACAGCCGCAACCGCCCCCGCCAAGCCCAACTCTTTCCAACAAATCCACCAAACGTCTTAAATCTGTCCCTAACTCCGAAAACGAGTCCGCGGGATCAAGTGTGGAGGCTGGCGGACACGAGTCGTCTGTAGGAGAGGTTGATGCCGCGGAACCAGCAATGTTAAACGaagttgaaattattttcaaaCCACATCCCACCGAGATGCTGGGGGAGCAGGTGCTTATCAAGGCACTGAAGGACAACTCTGTGCGGTACATCAAGACAACAGCCAACGCCACAG TTGACCATCTCGGCAAGTATTTGGCAATGCGGCTGACACTTGATCTGGAGGCAGAGGTACCTGAGCCACTCCGTCTTTTGAACTTCTGCATTTATATAGCATCAGCGCCTGGTCAGCTTATTGTCTTGAGTGGCACACAGACACTGCGACAAGTCAATGACAAGTTCTGGAAGATCAACAAACCGTTGGAAATGTTCTACTCCTGGAAGAGGTCCTAG